The window CGAATGGCATTCACCAGGGCTTTTTTCTCCTCCTGAGCCTGGGTCACATCCTCTGGGTTCCCTTCATCCTTGCTATACGCTACCATCGCGTCCAATGACACCATCTGGTGCCTGTGGTGATCGCGGTACCAATTCGCCACCGCATTGTGTGCGATACGGTACAGCCAGGCTGAGAACGGAATCCCCTTGAATTGGTAATGCTCAAGATGTAAAAAGGCCTTGAGAAAGGTTCGCGCCGTCAAATCCTCTGCATCGTAATGATTGCCCGTGCGTTGATAAATATAATTGTATACCCGATCCACGTACATTCGATATAGATCGGCAAACGCCTGGGGATCGTTCTGCGCACGCTCGATAAGGAGACGTTCTTCCTCTTCCATCTCTCCTACTTTGAAGGCGTGGCGCTAACCGGCTACCCATCTCTGACCATAATAACACCATCCACATGATTTCGTTGCGGTAGCGCACACGGCCATAATCGAACCTGTCTGCGTCAGGTATAATAGTTATTCTAATGCGC of the Chloroflexota bacterium genome contains:
- a CDS encoding sigma-70 family RNA polymerase sigma factor; this encodes MEEEERLLIERAQNDPQAFADLYRMYVDRVYNYIYQRTGNHYDAEDLTARTFLKAFLHLEHYQFKGIPFSAWLYRIAHNAVANWYRDHHRHQMVSLDAMVAYSKDEGNPEDVTQAQEEKKALVNAIRRLPAERQQLLILKFSEGLTNAQIGQVMGRSEGAVKSLYHRTLLALRRELQKRKMG